The Pelistega ratti genome window below encodes:
- a CDS encoding M16 family metallopeptidase, with translation MLPITSQAFTKVQSIEGITEYRLTNGLQVLFITDASKPSMTVNMTYRVGSRHEQYGQTGMAHLLEHLVFRGTKDYPDVLQQFSQKGLSANGTTSFDRTNYYASFAADEATLEWYLRWQADTMQHLAISEEDLKKEVDIVLNERDRSQNNPMQVLFERIKATAYQWNNAGIAIIGAPDNLKNMTATDLQAFYHHYYQPDNATLIIAGLIDEEKTIALVDHIFSPIAKPTRQLIERTTQEPVQDGERNIILRQVGNMPFVGVAYRIPSAASPDYTALDMAVNILTDRPSGQLYRTLVQDKKLATNISGFTHTLHDSALAFFGAQLSEGQAVNDSQDALNHIIEHIAEHPFTEAELNRVRTYWLNQWQKLYANTEQLSIGLSEAIAAGDWRLFFLERDYVKASTLAQVQEVASKYFIPSNRTSGQYIPTETISRAPKIEPVDLSKLFEHYKGDNHTVTTEAFDPSPDNIQAKTLRQDLVLNNGVIHYALLPKSSRGNRVYANYRIKFSNLDNLSGQATLSGFAASLITSGTDTLSQQDIQDKIDTLNGSLSYHISANQLVVSLSTTEEHLTELLGFSLDLIQKASYPQKELTNFLAQVKRAIQVNSTEPAAKAAYQINRYLSRFDKNDFRYVQSFEEQLATINTINREKLLSFNRKNFAAGDIDISIVGTFNPDAVLDTLKQKIGTWKKAPEYTYITDPYGEYPAKSFTLQTPDKPNAIFLGRLLLPVQNTDKDFPALLVANHLLGGSEASRLFKSVRADKGLSYSIYSGINASAFEPSAEWTIQAIYSPEKKAEITQTIQQTMADIQQHGFTQEELDSGIASIMNMRALSRTQDNVLSATWLRYLENGRDFNWNKQFEERIKALTLDEVNAAAKKYLKFEQISTAYAGDFEMKK, from the coding sequence ATGTTGCCTATTACCAGCCAAGCCTTTACCAAAGTTCAGTCGATTGAAGGGATTACTGAATATCGCCTTACTAATGGATTACAAGTTCTTTTTATTACAGATGCCTCTAAACCCAGTATGACAGTCAATATGACCTATCGTGTCGGTTCACGTCATGAACAATATGGGCAAACAGGTATGGCACATTTACTCGAACACTTAGTCTTTCGAGGCACTAAAGATTATCCAGATGTACTACAGCAATTCTCTCAAAAAGGACTTAGTGCAAACGGTACGACCTCTTTTGATCGTACCAATTATTATGCTAGTTTTGCCGCAGACGAAGCTACCTTAGAATGGTATCTCCGTTGGCAAGCGGATACCATGCAACACCTTGCTATCTCAGAAGAAGACCTCAAAAAAGAAGTTGATATTGTTTTAAATGAACGCGATCGCTCACAAAATAACCCTATGCAGGTTTTATTTGAGCGTATCAAAGCCACTGCCTATCAATGGAATAATGCCGGTATTGCTATTATTGGCGCTCCCGATAATTTAAAAAATATGACAGCGACCGATTTACAAGCGTTTTACCATCATTACTACCAACCCGATAATGCCACCTTAATTATTGCAGGTCTTATCGATGAAGAAAAAACAATTGCCTTAGTCGATCATATTTTTTCACCTATCGCTAAGCCTACTCGCCAGCTGATCGAACGTACGACACAAGAACCTGTTCAAGATGGGGAACGTAATATTATTTTACGTCAGGTAGGTAATATGCCATTTGTTGGGGTGGCTTATCGTATTCCTAGTGCAGCAAGTCCTGATTATACTGCCTTGGATATGGCAGTTAATATCCTTACGGATAGACCCTCTGGACAGCTTTATCGTACTTTAGTACAAGATAAAAAATTAGCCACCAATATCTCTGGCTTTACACATACGCTACACGATAGTGCCTTGGCTTTTTTTGGGGCTCAACTCAGTGAAGGGCAAGCTGTTAATGATAGCCAAGACGCACTTAATCATATTATTGAACATATTGCAGAGCATCCTTTTACAGAGGCAGAATTAAATCGTGTTCGCACCTACTGGCTTAATCAATGGCAAAAACTCTATGCCAATACAGAACAGCTTAGTATCGGTCTAAGTGAAGCCATTGCCGCTGGTGATTGGCGATTATTTTTCTTAGAAAGAGATTATGTTAAAGCGAGTACCTTGGCACAAGTACAGGAAGTGGCAAGTAAATATTTTATTCCAAGTAATCGTACTAGCGGGCAATATATTCCCACAGAAACCATATCACGTGCACCTAAAATTGAACCAGTCGATTTAAGTAAACTCTTTGAGCATTACAAAGGGGATAATCATACGGTTACTACCGAAGCCTTTGATCCCTCTCCCGATAATATTCAAGCCAAAACATTACGACAAGATTTAGTCCTTAATAATGGGGTTATTCACTATGCTCTTTTACCAAAATCCTCTCGTGGTAATCGTGTCTATGCAAATTATCGTATTAAATTTTCTAATCTAGATAATTTATCAGGGCAAGCTACCTTATCGGGTTTTGCGGCTAGCCTAATTACTAGTGGTACGGATACGCTTTCTCAACAAGATATTCAAGATAAAATTGATACGTTAAATGGTTCTCTAAGCTATCATATCAGTGCTAATCAATTAGTCGTTTCGCTTTCTACTACCGAAGAGCATTTGACTGAATTATTAGGATTTAGTCTTGATCTTATCCAAAAAGCCTCTTATCCACAAAAAGAGCTGACTAACTTTTTAGCGCAAGTCAAACGTGCTATCCAAGTCAATAGTACCGAGCCTGCCGCTAAAGCTGCTTATCAAATTAACCGTTACCTCAGTCGTTTCGATAAGAATGACTTCCGTTACGTACAGAGTTTTGAAGAGCAATTGGCGACTATCAATACCATTAACCGAGAGAAACTACTCAGTTTTAATCGTAAGAATTTTGCAGCAGGTGATATTGATATATCCATTGTTGGTACATTTAATCCTGATGCTGTATTAGACACACTCAAACAAAAAATCGGCACATGGAAAAAAGCACCAGAATATACTTACATTACCGATCCTTATGGCGAATATCCAGCCAAATCATTTACATTGCAAACACCAGATAAACCCAATGCTATTTTCTTAGGTAGATTATTATTACCTGTTCAAAATACGGATAAAGACTTTCCTGCCCTCTTAGTAGCTAATCATCTTTTAGGGGGAAGTGAAGCCTCTCGTCTCTTTAAATCCGTAAGGGCAGACAAAGGACTATCTTATAGTATCTACAGTGGTATCAATGCTTCTGCCTTTGAGCCTTCTGCAGAATGGACGATTCAAGCCATTTACTCACCTGAAAAGAAAGCAGAAATTACACAGACCATTCAACAAACCATGGCAGATATTCAACAACATGGGTTTACTCAAGAGGAATTAGACAGTGGTATTGCGTCTATTATGAATATGCGCGCCCTCTCTCGCACACAGGATAATGTATTAAGTGCTACATGGTTACGCTATTTAGAAAATGGACGTGATTTTAACTGGAATAAACAGTTTGAAGAGCGTATTAAAGCATTAACCCTTGATGAGGTAAACGCAGCCGCTAAAAAATATTTAAAATTTGAACAAATAAGTACAGCTTATGCTGGGGATTTTGAGATGAAAAAATAA
- a CDS encoding DUF1841 family protein has product MFNPTRDQVRAFFIDTWQKHQNKSILSPIESSALKWILEHPEYHALLSSPDAKEQDFSINQGQTNPFLHLSMHLAIEEQISINSPPGIKSLFEQLSAKTNSHHAIHEIMECLGQVLWESQRSGTPLNNELYIDLLKQRINKH; this is encoded by the coding sequence ATGTTTAATCCCACTCGAGACCAAGTCCGCGCTTTTTTTATCGACACTTGGCAGAAGCATCAAAATAAAAGTATCCTCTCCCCCATCGAATCCTCTGCGCTCAAATGGATTTTAGAACACCCTGAATACCACGCTCTTTTATCCTCTCCAGACGCAAAAGAACAAGACTTTAGTATTAACCAAGGTCAAACAAACCCCTTTTTACATCTTTCAATGCACTTAGCCATTGAAGAACAAATCTCTATCAATAGTCCACCGGGGATTAAATCACTTTTTGAACAACTCAGTGCTAAGACCAATTCTCACCATGCGATACATGAGATTATGGAATGCTTAGGACAAGTGCTGTGGGAATCACAACGTTCAGGAACCCCCTTAAATAATGAGTTGTATATTGATTTACTTAAACAGCGTATCAATAAACATTAA
- the icd gene encoding NADP-dependent isocitrate dehydrogenase, protein MVYQHIQAVEGEKITIHADGTLNVPNYPIIPFIEGDGVGVDVTPVMRKVVDAAVEKAYGNQRKIQWMEIYAGEKSTQVYGENQYLPQETIDVIKDHVIAIKGPLNTPVGGGIRSLNVGLRQTLDLYVCLRPVRYFKGVPSPLIHPEKTNMVVFRENSEDIYAGIEFEAGSEKAAKLIDFLSQELGVNKVRFPKTSGLGVKPVSQEGTERLVRQAIQYAIDNDKPNVTLVHKGNIMKFTEGSFRDWGYALARREFGAELIDDGPWCRLKNPKTGREIIIKDAIADAFLQQILLRPVEFSVIATLNLNGDYISDALAAQVGGIGIVPSANLSATVAIFEATHGTAPRYAGKDYVNPSSLILAAEMMLRHMGWTEAADLIIIAMEKAIQSKKVTYDFARLMEGAAQVSSSGFGDVMIEQMQKL, encoded by the coding sequence ATGGTTTACCAACATATTCAAGCCGTTGAAGGTGAAAAAATCACTATTCATGCAGATGGCACGCTAAATGTGCCTAATTATCCGATTATTCCTTTTATTGAAGGGGATGGTGTGGGGGTTGATGTTACCCCCGTTATGCGTAAGGTAGTGGATGCGGCGGTTGAAAAAGCATATGGCAATCAGCGTAAAATCCAGTGGATGGAGATTTATGCAGGTGAAAAATCGACTCAGGTATATGGTGAAAATCAATACCTTCCTCAAGAGACGATTGATGTTATCAAAGACCATGTTATTGCAATAAAAGGGCCGTTAAATACCCCTGTGGGTGGTGGTATCCGCTCTTTAAATGTGGGTTTACGTCAGACATTGGATTTATATGTCTGTTTACGTCCTGTACGTTACTTTAAAGGTGTGCCTTCTCCCTTAATCCACCCTGAAAAAACGAATATGGTGGTTTTCCGTGAAAACTCAGAAGATATTTATGCTGGGATTGAGTTTGAGGCAGGTAGTGAAAAAGCGGCTAAATTGATCGACTTTTTAAGTCAAGAATTAGGGGTGAATAAAGTCCGTTTTCCTAAAACCTCTGGTTTAGGGGTAAAACCTGTTTCACAAGAGGGGACAGAGCGTTTGGTTCGCCAGGCCATTCAATATGCGATTGATAATGATAAACCTAATGTTACCTTGGTACACAAAGGGAATATCATGAAGTTTACTGAAGGGAGTTTCCGTGATTGGGGTTATGCCTTGGCTCGCCGTGAGTTTGGGGCGGAATTGATTGATGATGGCCCTTGGTGTCGTCTTAAAAACCCTAAAACGGGTCGAGAAATTATTATTAAAGATGCGATTGCAGATGCTTTCTTACAGCAAATTTTATTACGACCAGTAGAATTTTCGGTTATTGCAACCTTAAACCTAAATGGGGACTATATTTCAGATGCTCTAGCCGCACAGGTGGGTGGTATTGGTATTGTGCCAAGTGCTAATCTATCTGCTACGGTGGCTATTTTTGAGGCAACCCATGGTACAGCGCCTCGCTATGCCGGTAAAGATTATGTGAATCCTAGCTCATTAATTCTTGCGGCAGAGATGATGTTACGCCATATGGGGTGGACTGAAGCGGCTGATTTAATCATTATTGCAATGGAAAAAGCCATTCAGTCTAAGAAAGTAACCTATGATTTTGCTCGTTTGATGGAAGGGGCGGCACAGGTGAGTAGCTCTGGTTTTGGTGATGTGATGATTGAGCAGATGCAAAAGCTGTAA
- a CDS encoding DUF441 domain-containing protein, giving the protein MFNFHFDTVAGLLIVLIILGVISHNSAITISACILLIMQQTALAAALPWVTRHGLHIGIIILTIGVLSPLVSGKILLPELKELLTNWELLTAIAVGVFVAWLGGKGVSLMTLQPTLVAGLMIGTVIGVAFFKGIPVGPLIAAGILALCLDIIR; this is encoded by the coding sequence ATGTTTAATTTTCATTTTGATACCGTTGCTGGTTTACTCATTGTTCTCATTATTCTAGGGGTAATCAGTCATAATAGTGCTATCACTATTTCTGCTTGTATTTTACTCATCATGCAACAAACCGCTTTAGCCGCTGCCTTGCCTTGGGTAACACGGCATGGCTTACATATTGGGATTATCATTCTCACCATTGGTGTATTGAGTCCTTTAGTTAGCGGTAAAATCTTACTCCCTGAATTGAAAGAACTCTTAACAAACTGGGAATTATTAACCGCTATTGCCGTTGGTGTTTTTGTTGCATGGTTAGGCGGTAAAGGGGTATCTTTGATGACCTTACAGCCTACTTTAGTAGCAGGACTGATGATTGGTACGGTTATTGGTGTTGCTTTTTTCAAGGGTATCCCTGTTGGCCCATTAATTGCCGCAGGTATTCTAGCCCTTTGCTTAGATATTATTCGTTAG
- a CDS encoding Smr/MutS family protein, giving the protein MKAIKGDLQSIKKLQKQFIKAQQQIAKQHEAIQQASLPNQSIPISAADVAFFRQNMKGVTPLLDTNRIDRQNAPLKNPEFYQAKRQQAEGETHLPQPKRTKAPSTRKVSPKTPTIDAYTYLAQGMGQDILPKLKQLYWPVEATLDLHGNTLEQASTRFDRFVSTCIEHQIKCFLIIHGKGHGSTEGRSILKPKIAAWLRDIDAIAAFSPAPEKLGGEGALLVLSKKPS; this is encoded by the coding sequence ATGAAAGCAATTAAGGGTGATTTGCAGTCTATTAAAAAACTGCAAAAACAATTTATTAAGGCTCAACAGCAAATCGCTAAACAACACGAAGCAATACAACAAGCCTCTTTACCCAATCAGAGCATACCTATTAGTGCGGCTGATGTGGCATTCTTTCGTCAAAATATGAAGGGGGTTACTCCCCTTCTGGATACCAATCGTATTGATCGGCAAAATGCCCCTCTTAAAAACCCAGAGTTTTATCAAGCGAAACGCCAACAAGCAGAAGGGGAAACACACTTACCCCAACCCAAACGTACTAAAGCCCCTTCTACCCGCAAAGTATCACCTAAAACACCTACAATAGATGCTTATACTTACCTTGCACAAGGAATGGGACAGGATATTTTACCTAAACTCAAACAACTTTATTGGCCTGTAGAAGCAACCTTAGATTTACACGGGAATACACTTGAACAAGCCAGTACACGCTTTGACCGTTTTGTAAGTACCTGTATTGAGCATCAGATTAAATGTTTTCTGATTATCCACGGTAAAGGGCATGGTTCTACTGAAGGACGCTCTATTCTTAAACCTAAAATTGCTGCATGGTTACGGGATATAGATGCCATTGCTGCTTTTTCACCTGCACCCGAAAAATTAGGCGGTGAAGGGGCTTTATTGGTACTCAGTAAAAAACCATCTTAA